In Paenibacillus segetis, the genomic window AATGAAGGGCCCAACGAATTACCCGTTGTTATGGCTAAATAATGCCCATAAAGTACTCATGCGTAAAGCTTTGCTTAATTATGTAGGGATCAAAAAAGTGAAGTTCTTTGAATTTGGGATGATGGAGAGCCCGAAGGGGAAACATAAGGAGAAGTTGAACAAGATCTATCGTTATTTCCAGACCGTGGCGCATTAAAAGTGTAATACCCGTATAAGACAGGTGGAGCGATACCGAGCTGGTAATTGCATCCGCCTTTATTTGTGCATTTGAACAATAAATATCGTCCTTTCTTCAATATTATTCAGCCGAAATTCCTTCTATAATTACAGTATTGAAAGCGGATTCATAACTCGCATAGGGGGGACAACAAGATGGATTTTACAATCAGTTGGATTGGGGCTTTAGTTGGACTAGCCATAGTGATTATTTTAATCTTGAAAAAGCTTAATCCTGTATATGCTTTATTCTTAGGGGCCATCGTCGGGGCTTTGATCGGCGGAGCTAATCTAGAACAAACCGTTAGTCTTCTTGTAAGCGGTACACAAAGTGTAATGGGTACGGTGTTACGTGTATTGGCTGCAGGCGTACTTGCTGGGGTGATGATGGACTCGGGTGCAGCAGAGACCATTGCACAAGCTATTGTTAAGAAGTTCGGAGAGGGCAAAGCGATTCTAGCCTTAGCCTTAGCCACTATGATTATTACAGCAGTGGGCGTATTCATTCCTGTTGCGGTATTGATCGTAGCACCAATTGCTTTGTCTGTAGGTAACAAAATGGGGATTTCCAAGATCGCCCTATTACTTGCCTTATCAGGTGGGGGGAAAGCGGGGAATATCATTTCACCGAACCCAAATACCATTGCAGCTGCACGGGGTTTTGACCTCGATTTAAGTAACGTGATGATAGCAGGATTTATTCCAGCGATCTGTGGACTTATCGTAACGGTTATTATCGCTTCACTTCTTAAACACAAAGGTGTGAAGGTAACCGATGAAGAGGCAATGAATAGTGCAGTTGACACAAGCAAATATCCACCTCTAAAAAGAGCCATCGTTGCTCCTCTTATCGCAGTTGTACTATTGATGATCAATCCTGTCGGTTCATTGCTTGGTATTGATGCACTCTCGAGCTTCAAAGTCGATGCCATGTTTATTCTTCCGATTGCTGGGGTCATCGGTATGTTGGCTATGAAACAAGGTAACAAAATTCTGCAATATACAACGTCAGGGTTGAACAAAATGACCCCTACGGTATTGATATTAATTGGTGCAGGGGGTATAGCCGGCTTAATCTCGGCATCGGACCTCTCCGCTCAAGTCGTAAACATTATTAATGCAACAGGTATTTCGGGAACCTTCTTAGCTCCAATCTCTGGTATATTGATGGCAGCAGCAACGGCTTCAACTTCTACCGGTGTTATTCTTGCCACAGGATCCTTCGGTGAAGCGATCTTAAATATGGGTACGGCTCCACTTGCAGCAGCAGTGATGGTTCATACAGGGGCAACCGTTATCGACTCCTTGCCACAGGGTAACTACTTCCACGTTACGGCAGGCAGTATGAATATGAGTATCAAGCAACGGATGGGACTTATCCCATATGAAGCCATTGTCGGCGCGACGATGACGATCGTAGCCACTTTAATATACGGATTCTTTATTTAATAGACTTTTGAACTCACATTAATCATAAATTTGGGGGGAGCAATCATGAAGGAACTAACATTTGTATTGGCACCGGATTCTTTTAAAGAGAGTATGACAGCGAAAGAAGTTTGTATAGCGATGGAGAAGGGAATAAGCAGCGTATTTCCAACCGCCAATTATATTCATGTTCCCATGGCGGATGGTGGTGAAGGAACGGTACAATCCTTAGTCGACGCTACGGGCGGTCAACTCTATGATAAAGAAGTAATGGGACCCCTTGGACAACCCGTTCATGCAAAGTATGGGATTCTAGGCGACGGAGTGACAGCAGCTATTGAAATGGCATCGGCAAGCGGAATTCATTTCGTCACGAAGGATACGAAGAACCCACTGATTACGACAACTTATGGAACAGGTGAACTCATTCGCGAATGTCTAGATAAAGGGATAAAGAAGATCATCATTGGGATTGGCGGCAGCGCCACAAATGATGGCGGAGCAGGGATGGCTGAGGCACTTGGCGCCGCATTCCTTGATAAAGACGGTCATCACCTTCCACGTGGCGGAGGCAGTCTGGACAAGCTGGCAAAGATTGATATTTCAGCATTAGATCCAAGACTTGCGGATGTTCAAATGATCGTGGCTTGTGATGTGACGAATCCACTTTGCGGAGAAAAGGGAGCTTCCCACGTGTTTGGACCGCAAAAAGGAGCTACTCCTGAGATGGTTCTTCAACTGGATAAGAATCTAGCTCATTATGCGGATATTGTGAAAGAGCAGCTTCACAAAGATGTACGTGACATTCCAGGTGCAGGTGCTGCTGGTGGATTAGGAGCTGGCTTACTGATCTTCACACAAGCAACGCTGCAGAAGGGCATCGAAATTGTAATCGAGTATACCGATCTTAAGCAGAAATTGGCGGATGCGGATTATTGCTTTACAGGTGAGGGACGGATTGATTTTCAAACTAAATTCGGCAAAACGCCGTATGGTGTAGCTAAGGCTGCCAAAGAGAACGACAAAAAGGTGATTGCAGTAGCAGGTTGTTTAGGCGAAGGAATTGAAGCCCTCTATGAGGAAGGGTTTGATGCGATATTTGGCATCCTACCCGGCGTGGATGAGCTTGAAACGGTGCTCGCGGAAGGCTCGCAAAATGTGGAAAGCACCTGCAGAAACATTGCAAGACTCATTAAACTAAGCTTATAAAATAAGACAACGGTCTTGAAGGTTTCCCTTCTTGACCGTTTTTTTTATTTATATAGGGATAGTAAACCAAAGATTAATTCAAATAGATCTAGTACATTTCTTGGATCTTTGCCTGTTAGCGAATGAATTCGTTTCAAGCGATATTGCAACGTATTACGATGAATGTTTAATTCGGCAGCAGTTAACGAGACGCTGCAATTATGATTAATAAAGCTCCGTAATGTCTCCATACCGTCTAGGGTATCTTCTAATTTACTAACTGCATTATGGTTTCCTGTTAGATTCGTATGGCTGAGTTTGACTAGAAAATTGACCTCTTCGTAAGACACGACCTGAGTGGGAAGTTTGAGTGCATGAGCAACATTCAGCGCACTTTTTGCCTGGTAATAGCTATCCGCGATATTGGCTTCAGATTTTCCTTTACTGATCAGTACATCTTTATGATTTTCGGTAAGATGCTTGATTAGTTTATCTAAATCGTCATTATTTTGCACGATCAGAAGATGTGTGTCCTCATCCAATAAGAAGGAGGGAAAGAGCAGGTATAACTTGGACTTTTCCTGCTCTTTTTTTAGGTTTCTGATACATAGGACCACGGTTTTTAACATCAAATCGATGTTGTATTGTTGCGCTTCTCTTCTAAATCTTTGCGAATAGGCACCGCGGTGACTCAGAAGGAGCTCTAGAAATGCTTTTTTGCGATTTGCTTCATGTTCTAAACTTTTTAATGCCGCTCCTTGTTCGATCAGGAGGGTCACCACGGTTTTGACAATGTTGCAAAAGGGTCGTACTTCGTCTGGATCTCCGGTAATACCAATAACCCCAACCCGTTTATGATCAATGACAATGGGCTCATTTGTACCCTTCTTTGCAGATTTCCCATCTGTCCAAACTTCAACTAGCTTCCCCGTGGACAGAGCTTCTACAGCGCCTTGATGCACCGTTCCAACCCTTTTCAAGTTACCGCTACCTATAATGATGCCTTGCTCATTCATGATGTTGATGTTATATGGAATGTCTTTCATCATTTTATCGACGATTTCTTGTGCCTGACTTGGTGATAAGTGGTACAACGGAAGGGCCCCCTTATTTTATCGAAAGTGGCTAACGTACTCCTGTTTGGCAGAGTCCGTTTTTATTATTTTACCCGAAGGAGGTTCAAAGCATAATGTTTAAAGAGCTTCCTTAATGACCTTCTTATAATGCAAAACGGATAACACACCGAAAATGGAGTAAAGTGCTGTATATAGTACCATAACTAGAATCATCGGAGTCCAAAGTTCTGAGCCAAAGAAGAACCAGCCCGATTGGACGGCAAAATAACTATGGCAAAGCCCGACGACTAATGGAATCCCGAAATTGAAGACTTGCTTTACTTGAATACCCTTTATCAAATCTCCCTGTGTGAAGCCAAGTTTTCGTAAAATCGTATAACTTGATCGTTCATCTTCACTTTCATCCATTTGTTTGAAGTAAAGAATACATCCCGATGTAATCAGGAACGTTAGCCCTAAGAAACCAACGACAAACATCATGAGTCCCATGTTTTGTTTCTGATAGTTGCTCATCTCAAGCCTTGAGTCATAGGATCTCATATCACCAAAGCCGATTTCCTTATAAATATCATTGGCTGCTTTTATTTGATCCTGATCCAATATGTTGATCCCGATATATATTGATGTTTTCTTCTGAATAGAGGGATCCAAATCATCTTTCAAGCGTTGAAATACGGTTTCATCTACTATTGCAGTGGGCATACCGCCATTTCGAAAATACCCCGACACGATAGTATCTTTCTCCATCCCTATATATTGTTGTGGAATAACTTCTTGTTGACCCATCAATTCAATGGGACCCGAGTCGTTCAAGTGCATAAATTTCTGCATGATATCACTATAACCCGTAAACAGGGTTTCGTCCGGTGACAATTGAATATCTTGGGTCGACTTGTCACTTATCACAGCCAGGGTCATGACACGCGGATCAATGAGCATACCTTCCATATTCATATCAAGTATGTTCTCTACATTCACATTTGCTTGGATGACATCAATGATATTCTCGGAGTACTTTATTCCTTTTGCGAGTAAAGCATCTTTAAATCGTCCCGCATCTTCGATATTTGTAATCGAAAAGTCTGCTGGCACATAGTCCTCAGCACTTTTCTCTGCTGAATAGTAGGAGATATAGCTCAAGGATAACAAGCCAATCGCTAGTGCAGATACAGTTGTAATAATGGTAAGTAATACGGCATTTGATTTCATTCGAAACATAATGGAGGAGAGGGATAAGACCTCGTTAATATTTAAGTATCCATTTTTCTTCTTCCGAATGATATGAAATATAAAGCTAACAGACCCTTTATAGAAGAGATAAGTCCCAATGATCACTGAAGTCAGAATGACGATCATAGCTATCAAAAGTTCAAACATGGTTACGAAGTCTCCACTAAATAACTTAGAAGAAATGTAATAGCCCAATAGAATGAAGCCGATGCCAGCTATCCCGATGATCATCTCAAGAATTGAAACTTTTTTTATCTTGGCTTCCGTACTGGACTTCACGGCAAATAAGGATAGAATGCTTTGTCTTTTTATAAATACATAATTCAACGACATGATAAAGAGATAGATTGCGCAGAATACAATCAGAGTTTGGATCAGTGCGTTGGTAGACAACCGAAGTGTTGCGATCCCCTCCACACCCGTAATTTTAAACAAGATCATAATGATTAATTTGGATACAGAGAATCCTGCAAAGATTCCCAGAAACAATGATCCGAAATACAGGAAGAAATTCTCAACAGAAAGGATGCGAAATATCTTGTCCTTGGTCATTCCTATCAATTGAAATAGTCCGATCTCCTTGCTTCGCCGTTTGATGAAGATCGTATTGGCATAAAAAATAAAGATAGCAACGATAGCGACAAGCAAGATGGATGCCGCCTTTATGGATGCAGCTCCTTTAACTGACCCTTTGGCTGGATCCATGGAGGGGTCATATTGCAACGTAACGAAGGCGAAATAAAGGGCAGAACTGAAGATTAAGGCGAACACATATAGATAATAATTTTTCAGATTCTTCTTCAAATTGCGAAAGATGAGTTGATTAATGCTCATTCTGCACCCCGCCTAATACCCCTTGTGTTTTCATGATGTCTTTAAAGAAGGTTTGTCTTGTTTCTTCGCCTTTATTTAATTGCGTATAAATTCGTCCATCCTTTATAAAGATAACTCTGCTGCAATAACTAGCTGCCACAGGATCATGCGTGACCATAACAATAGTCGCTTTTCGCTTCAGGTTTAATTCGCTCAGTTTGTTTAGCAAATCCGAGGCTGATTTAGAATCAAGTGCCCCCGTTGGCTCATCCGCAAAAATAATGCTTGGTTCATGGATAAAAGCTCGTGCCGCAGAGGTGCGTTGCTTTTGACCCCCGGAAATTTGATTGGGGTACTTATCCTTTACATCATAAATGCCCAGCTCGGTCGCTAGTTCTACAAATTTGAGGTTCGCTTCTTTTTTCGGTATCTTTGTAATGGATAAGGGTAATAGGATATTTTCCTTCACGGTTAGCGTATCTAATAAGTTGTAGTCCTGAAACACAAAACCTAGATGATTCTTGCGGAATTCAGCTAGCTCTTTTTCCTTCATCTTAGATATTTCTGTTCCTTGGATGGTGATTGTCCCGTTACTAATCTTATCAATCGAGGAGAGGACATTGAGCAATGTCGTTTTCCCGGAGCCGGATGCACCCATAATACTAACGAACTCACCTTCTTCGATGACAATATCCAGGCCGCTTAATACTTCTTGTTTATTAAACTTATTGCCATAGCTTTTATGGATTTTATTTGCTTCTAAAATAACCATCTCGTAGCACTCCCTTGTCTTATCTCAATAAACTAAGTATAAAAGCCTTGGTCGTTCTAATCGTGCGATTGAGCGAACAAATAGCACAAGCATGTGACATTGTTGTCACATGCTTGTGATGTTAATGAACTCGTTTCGTCTGGGAAAGGTCAAGGTAAAGGTCGATCCTGCTCCAAGTATTGATTCTACACTTATTTGGATTAATAATGACTGTGCTGCTTTTTTAGCTAAATATAGCCCCATGCCTGTTGCCGCATTATCTTGCCGAATCGTTGTGGATGTGAAACCTTTATCGAATATACGTGATAGATCCTTGGGATCGATGCCACGTCCGAGATCGTTCACTTCGACGATGACTTGATCACCGTGTAGGTAACTTTTAATTGTGATATCGGATGATTCACTGTATTTTACAGCGTTGGTTAAGAGCTGTCTCATAATAAAGGCCAGCCATTTCCGATCGCTGAGCACTTCCGGTGACTCTAATTCAATATCGAAGCCGATTCCTTTTTGAATACACCAGGACTGTAAGGTTTTAATTTCATTGAAAATAATATCTTCTAAATCGATCTGTTCCATATATAGATCATTCTCAATAAACGGGATGCGCCGTTGATGGAGTTGTTGGTCAAGCAAGTGATGAATTCGCAACCATTCATAGGTTAGCTGAGTTTTCATCGTTTCGTTATCTAAACGCTCGATCATCAGATGCATAGCTGTTAACGGTGTTTTGACTTCGTGAATCCACGCTAATAAGTCATCCTTCTCTTCCTCTAGAGCCAGTAGACTTTGCGAGGCGGCTTGTTTCAGAAATTCGGCTTGGCTAAGTATGCTATCTTCAACAATCTGTTCAAAAGGACTCTCCACACTGGGTAAATTCGATACATCCAGATCGTTATTCCGCTCCTCTAGTCCCTTGTAGAATCTCGTTTCTTTATGATAACGAATGATGACAAAGCCTATAAATAGGATCGTCGACAAAAAGGCAAGATAAAGAAGAGGCTTAAGCGGGATTTCTGGGTCAATAAAGACAACAAAGATATTTAATAGCTGCAGGAATATAAATAGGATGATCCAACTAAATCGTTCGCTGATAAATTTTCTAAGCATAGTTATTTGCCTCTTCCGTAGCCATATAACCTTGTCCTACTTTCGTCTCAATAAAGACGCCTAGGCCAAGCTCGTCCAATCTTTTTCGCAAACGATTCACATTAACTGTTAAGGTATTATCGCTAATAAAACGTTTATCATCCCATAAGCTATTGATTAGTTCCTCACGGGTTACGATCCTGTTCTTCTTCTCGATAAGTAGCTTCAAAATAAAGACTTCATTCTTTGTCAGTACAATCGTCCCGTTAGGATGAGTAACCGTATTTTTCTCATAATCTATCGTTGCCCCACACCACGTTTTGAGCTCCACTTTGTCCGTATTGTAATTGTAGACCCGTCTGAGCGTCGCCTGAACTTTAGCTATGAGCACATCAAAATGAAAGGGCTTCTGAATGAAATCATCGGCTCCGAGCTGCATGGACATTACGATATCCGTTGGATGATCGCGGGAAGATAAGAAGATAATCGGAACGTTGGAATGGGACCGAATCATCCTACACCAATGAAAGCCATCGAATTTGGGTAATTGAATATCAATGATGACTAAATCAGGACGGATGTCTGTAAATTGCTCCATCACTTTATTGAAATCAGTGATCCCATACACATCGTAGGACCACTGCGACAATCTATCTTTGATCTCATGAAATAAGGTTGTATCATCTTCAATCAACAAGAGCTTAAACAAGGAGTTCACCACTTTTTTAGTTTCGACTTCTACAGGAATTGTATAATAAAACGATGTGGCAAGCTATAGAGGGCTAAATTCTCTTGCCGTTAATCTTGGTCTCTATAGAGATTGGCGGATACAAGGGTGTGATCAGGTTCTCTAAATCAAACATTTGATCGATATGATATACGCCATGACGGAGAGGGCCCTGATAGACGTGATTGGCTACGGCAGAAGCGACCTTTGCAGTAATCTCAGCTTCATTTTCTCCTTGTAAAAAACATTCTACCTTCATCTTCTCTTGGTGCTGGATGCCTTCTGCATCGATTTTTACAGCAAACTTTGCAGTTCCAAATGACATTTTACTGAACGCTTGAACGAAGGCATTTCGAATCGGCGTGTATTTCAATAAACGAAATATGCCTGATGCTCTAAGCCAAGCTAATAACCCGGTTATTGGCTTCGAATCAAAACAGAGGCGAGTAGAGATGGAAGGTACATTCAGCGTACGTGGAAGCACATGTTGATCTGAAAAGTTGAAACGGTATGCTTTCTTTCGTCCCAACCCAGTTCCGAAATCGGTTGTTCTACCATCCTTGAAACTTGAGACCCTCACTTTATATCCATTCTTATTCACATCATATTGTGTACCCAAGTTATCGATGGTCCATTCGATGGAAGCTTTGCCATGCTGATCACCTAAGCCAAGCATAATGGATATATCGATGGCCTCCGTCTGATCCATCTGACGCTTAGCGTGGAGAGCCATCAGGTTTGTCATTCCCGGAGCAAGCCCCACACTCAACACGACCGTTGAATGATGGCTCATGGCTACCGAATGCAATTGTTCTACCTGAGACAGAAATGAGATATTAGCCGAAATGTCCACGTAATGAATTCCTTTATCAAGACAAATCGAAACAAAGCTGGTATCCGTCTGATCTAGACACATGACGATCAATTTGACGCTATTCAGGACAGTGGGATCGATGTGGTTGCTTATGTTGAGTTGTAATGGCTGGACCTTCCCGTCCGTAGAACTACTGAATTTCTCAGCACGCTCAAGGTTTCTACCCGCAGCAAACACCTTGCCGGGATATAGTTCGCTTAGTTCTCGGCAGATCTTTTGTCCCACATGACCATAACCACCAATCACAACGATATGTTCTTGCATATTCATTTCATTCATTTCGCTCATATCCTTCATCTATATAGTATAGTTACTAAACCAATTATCCAAAAAAAATTACTTCTCCAAAAAGGAGTTTAATTTCGCTATACATTTCTCGAATATTTCTATTTCTTGTTCAGTTAATTGTGTACGCAGTTGGTCGTAGAATTGGTGATGGACCTCTTCGTGAGCTGCGTTAGCTTCCTTTCCTTTTTCAGTAAGTGAAATTAAGGTAACCCTTGAATCGGTTGGATGGGGTGAACGTTCGACGAGTTCTTTTGCCTCTAACCGGGTAATAAGCTGTGTGACTGCGCCTTTTGTGATGCCCAGACGTCCGGCGAGTTCGCTCATAAGCACGGTTCCCTCGGAACCGACAGCTTCAATGGTGTGGATTTCGCTTGGAGTTAAGGGACCAGCGCTCCCAAAGGTGTGAGGCTTACGCTCAAGCCGCCGAAGCTGCATAATCATGCGACCTAGATTACGGCTTCCCGTATTGTTGTTGTTTGATTGAGTTATATTTGTCTTCTTCATGACAATAGTATAGTTTCTAAACTTATTTATTGTCAAACAAATTTAAGAAAGGATCAGTTTCAAGTTTGACAAAAGACAGTCGCTATTGTATTATCTTAATATAAAGATACTTAATATAAAGTTAATTGTTGTCGTCGTGCATGATTAAAACTGTAGTCGCTTATATTAAGCGTAATTGCTTAAGAAGCCTCAAATAGAGATGGAGGAATTATAATGAATGGATTAAAAGGGATACACCACGTAACAGCTATTACAAGTAGCGCTGAGAAGAACTATGAATTTTTTACTTACACTTTAGGGATGCGTCTAGTTAAGAAGACAGTAAACCAAGACGATATTCAGACCTATCACTTGTTCTTTGCCGATGATAAAGGTAATGCCGGGACCGACATGACATTCTTCGATTTCCCTGGCATTCGCAAGGGAACACACGGTACAGATGAGATTTACAAATCATCCTTCCGGGTACCAAGTGACGCAGCATTAGATTATTGGGTGAAGCGTTTCGATCGTCTGGCTGTGAAGCATAGCGGAATTAAAGAGCTGTTTGGTACAAAGGTACTTGGCTTCGTTGATTTCGATGACCAGCAATATCAATTGATATCAGATGAACGCAATCAGGGGATAGCTTCAGGCACACCTTGGCAGAATGGACCCATCCCATTAGAGTATGCAATCACTGGATTAGGACCAATCTTTGTTAGGGTCTCCAATTTCGACAATTTCAAAGAAGTGATGGAGAAGGTCCTCTTGTTCAAAGAAATCGCTAAAGAAGGCTCACAACATTTATTTGAGGTTGGTGAAGGCGGAAACGGTGCGAGGGTCATTGTTGAGCATAATACTTTCTTACCAAGAGCACAGCAGGGATACGGTACTGTTCACCATACGGCTTTCCGCGTTGAGGATCGATCCGTACTAGAAGAATGGATCCAACGTTTGGATCAATTCGGTTTCAATACATCTGGCTATGTGAATCGCCACTTTTTCGAGTCACTGTACGCTAGAGTTGCTCCACAAATTCTCTTCGAATTTGCCACAGATGGCCCAGGCTTCATGGGAGACGAACCTTACGAGACACTAGGAGAGAAACTATCGCTACCACCATTCCTAGAGCCAAAACGCGAATATATCGAAGGAATAGTGCGCCCCATCGACACCGTCCGTAGCACTAAGGAGCTCATTAAGGAGTAAAGACAGGGGGCAGGTTCCTTGTCCCAGTTCATTGCCGATGTTTCTCCTTCACGAAAAAAGAACGCCCAAGCCATGATCGGCTTGCCGGCGTTCTTTTTGTATCTTATTAGATCATTTAAAAGGATTTACACCCTTAGGCAGTAATTCATTAAAATTAAAAGTGTACGTAGGGATTCCGGCGGCATAAGGTGCGATCTCATATTGTTGATAGAAGATGGCAATGCCTCCTTCTCTAACATAGAAGTTCGGATTCTCATTTAGTCCTGCCGATACATCGTCGAAGGCTTCCTTCTTCGTTAGCTCCTTCAGTTTTTTATCCAGCGTTTGCTTGTAGTTGGGTGCGCTCTTCAGTAAGTCGTCAAGTCCCAACTGCTTACCGTCTTTGAGCGAGAAAGTAATCCCTTCGCGAAGGGTGCTACCATGAGCCCCACCTGTGTAGCTACTTTGATCAATGACAATACTCAGCACATTTTCACGGTTAAAAGTGACAATAAAATTTTGCGAAAAATCATACTTTTGCTCAATCGAACCATCTCTTTTGCTAGCTTGTTCTACACTCGCTGCAGCGAAATCTTCTGCCTTTTGTTTGAACATGGCATTCATCGTTTGCTGAACTTCATCTGGTAGTCCACTAATCTTCGGATATTGAATCATGATGGTCGCATTCTGATTGCTCTTATCCAATGTTTCAGAAGAGATGTTAATGTTATTCATCACCCGTTTGCTGAGATCTAGCGATTTGAGCGATGGATTGAACACACCTTGATAACCCATATAATCATTCAGCAGTTTAAAAGGTACATAAAGGTGTCCGTTCACATTTTTCACTTCATATTCATTGGTCTTGCTGTAAAGGTAGTACCCGTTCAGGTACGTGTTGATGCCGTAGTCTGAATTTTCGATGTTCAGCTTCGTGAAATCCGTCCCTAAACTATAAATTTTGGTCGCTGGATTATAAGTTACTTTAAGGCCCAGAGAATCCCGCAGCACCGTTAATGGGATCATCGTATTTCCATTCAAGATTTTCCCCTGCCCAGTTAACGTTGTTCCATTATATTTAAGTACAACAGCTGGCTCTACGCCCTGTTTGATAACAGGTTTGGTTGCAGAAGCCGCATTTGCCGGTATCCCGCCCGTTAGTCCCGAACCTCCAACCAATACTCCAGCAGCCAAGAGTGCTGCACTCCATTTCATTCCTTTTTTCATCACTAAATCGCTCCTTTCAAACATTGCTTATGTTTGTCATTTGATGTGTTTTTTTCTACTCCTACCATTATAATCAGGTCAAAAATAAATTTGTTTACAACCGTGGTTACAGCATTGTTGCATTAGTACACAGGGTAACCTATTACGAACACGGCGAGATACAAGACACTGCCCACGATCGATAAAATAGTAAAGGCAACATCCTTCGACTTGTCTTTCGTAAGCAGCACGGTCGCGAAGGCTAGTGGAAATGCAACGCTAAAGTAACGAGGCGCTGACATGAGCCATGTCGCCCCCACTACAAATGCAAAATATACGATAAAGTAAGCTGTATACGAGGGTCGTAGCTGTTTTGCCCCTTTCAGCATGATGATTAGAACGGAAAATATACAGATTAAATTCGGAAGCCATAGGCCAAGAAAAGAGGAACTTTCTCCTGCGAGAAACTTATTAACGGCATATTCCATCTGGTATCTCGCGGTATCGAAGAAAAGGTAAAAATCCTGAGACCAATGCTCTTTCTGATAGATACTGAACTGAAATGGGTTTCCGGTAACGGAGTAGTTGATATAGAAGTAAGTAAGCAGCCCGAGAGGTATGATGGCGAGGCAGGCTACAGCACTGATGAATTTAAGTGCCCATGCTCGTTTATCGATTAACCTGTAGCTCTGGACTAAATCCCGCGTGAATTCGATAGCAATCGGGACAGCTAATAAAATTCCTGGAGAACGCGTATATGCCGCGAGTGCACCACAGAAGCAACCCAATAACCATTGCTTTTGCCTTACGAAATAAATACACATCAGCGAAAGCGCCAGGAATAGTGACTCCGTCATCGGAATGAGAAAGAAGAATGCTGCAGGGAATATGAAGATATACTTTACAACTCGCATGGCATCTCTTTGGCGCATGTCTAGCATAGCAAGCTCATAAGCGAACAAAGCAGCTACCAACGCACAGACATTTGATACGATAAATCCCGCAGCTAAATAATT contains:
- a CDS encoding GntP family permease; this translates as MDFTISWIGALVGLAIVIILILKKLNPVYALFLGAIVGALIGGANLEQTVSLLVSGTQSVMGTVLRVLAAGVLAGVMMDSGAAETIAQAIVKKFGEGKAILALALATMIITAVGVFIPVAVLIVAPIALSVGNKMGISKIALLLALSGGGKAGNIISPNPNTIAAARGFDLDLSNVMIAGFIPAICGLIVTVIIASLLKHKGVKVTDEEAMNSAVDTSKYPPLKRAIVAPLIAVVLLMINPVGSLLGIDALSSFKVDAMFILPIAGVIGMLAMKQGNKILQYTTSGLNKMTPTVLILIGAGGIAGLISASDLSAQVVNIINATGISGTFLAPISGILMAAATASTSTGVILATGSFGEAILNMGTAPLAAAVMVHTGATVIDSLPQGNYFHVTAGSMNMSIKQRMGLIPYEAIVGATMTIVATLIYGFFI
- a CDS encoding ABC transporter permease codes for the protein MSINQLIFRNLKKNLKNYYLYVFALIFSSALYFAFVTLQYDPSMDPAKGSVKGAASIKAASILLVAIVAIFIFYANTIFIKRRSKEIGLFQLIGMTKDKIFRILSVENFFLYFGSLFLGIFAGFSVSKLIIMILFKITGVEGIATLRLSTNALIQTLIVFCAIYLFIMSLNYVFIKRQSILSLFAVKSSTEAKIKKVSILEMIIGIAGIGFILLGYYISSKLFSGDFVTMFELLIAMIVILTSVIIGTYLFYKGSVSFIFHIIRKKKNGYLNINEVLSLSSIMFRMKSNAVLLTIITTVSALAIGLLSLSYISYYSAEKSAEDYVPADFSITNIEDAGRFKDALLAKGIKYSENIIDVIQANVNVENILDMNMEGMLIDPRVMTLAVISDKSTQDIQLSPDETLFTGYSDIMQKFMHLNDSGPIELMGQQEVIPQQYIGMEKDTIVSGYFRNGGMPTAIVDETVFQRLKDDLDPSIQKKTSIYIGINILDQDQIKAANDIYKEIGFGDMRSYDSRLEMSNYQKQNMGLMMFVVGFLGLTFLITSGCILYFKQMDESEDERSSYTILRKLGFTQGDLIKGIQVKQVFNFGIPLVVGLCHSYFAVQSGWFFFGSELWTPMILVMVLYTALYSIFGVLSVLHYKKVIKEAL
- a CDS encoding ABC transporter ATP-binding protein, coding for MVILEANKIHKSYGNKFNKQEVLSGLDIVIEEGEFVSIMGASGSGKTTLLNVLSSIDKISNGTITIQGTEISKMKEKELAEFRKNHLGFVFQDYNLLDTLTVKENILLPLSITKIPKKEANLKFVELATELGIYDVKDKYPNQISGGQKQRTSAARAFIHEPSIIFADEPTGALDSKSASDLLNKLSELNLKRKATIVMVTHDPVAASYCSRVIFIKDGRIYTQLNKGEETRQTFFKDIMKTQGVLGGVQNEH
- a CDS encoding CdaR family transcriptional regulator, with amino-acid sequence MYHLSPSQAQEIVDKMMKDIPYNINIMNEQGIIIGSGNLKRVGTVHQGAVEALSTGKLVEVWTDGKSAKKGTNEPIVIDHKRVGVIGITGDPDEVRPFCNIVKTVVTLLIEQGAALKSLEHEANRKKAFLELLLSHRGAYSQRFRREAQQYNIDLMLKTVVLCIRNLKKEQEKSKLYLLFPSFLLDEDTHLLIVQNNDDLDKLIKHLTENHKDVLISKGKSEANIADSYYQAKSALNVAHALKLPTQVVSYEEVNFLVKLSHTNLTGNHNAVSKLEDTLDGMETLRSFINHNCSVSLTAAELNIHRNTLQYRLKRIHSLTGKDPRNVLDLFELIFGLLSLYK
- a CDS encoding glycerate kinase family protein, producing the protein MKELTFVLAPDSFKESMTAKEVCIAMEKGISSVFPTANYIHVPMADGGEGTVQSLVDATGGQLYDKEVMGPLGQPVHAKYGILGDGVTAAIEMASASGIHFVTKDTKNPLITTTYGTGELIRECLDKGIKKIIIGIGGSATNDGGAGMAEALGAAFLDKDGHHLPRGGGSLDKLAKIDISALDPRLADVQMIVACDVTNPLCGEKGASHVFGPQKGATPEMVLQLDKNLAHYADIVKEQLHKDVRDIPGAGAAGGLGAGLLIFTQATLQKGIEIVIEYTDLKQKLADADYCFTGEGRIDFQTKFGKTPYGVAKAAKENDKKVIAVAGCLGEGIEALYEEGFDAIFGILPGVDELETVLAEGSQNVESTCRNIARLIKLSL